In Mytilus galloprovincialis chromosome 1, xbMytGall1.hap1.1, whole genome shotgun sequence, the following are encoded in one genomic region:
- the LOC143071551 gene encoding protein SSUH2 homolog: MTSVGPAPEEKAAGTVVPPPSSEQNGLVKDQKQAEFVSAPTIDEVAVRKALLDYASDQCCWGKGAARDMKIEKLEPSTSYHYILETFTEGRRIVLDHVPHSTNKVDGPENGQPPGPWEMHARTPTMFEDDSSEIAIPHTHYVKSCHTCGASGKVECFVCRGSGHVKCNGGCSGKGEKKVYRNSAWVMERCSRCSGRGEISCSSCGSSGRRTCTSCNGHLQLLWFQKLIISWRNNRAEHVVEKTSLPPEMVAHASGSIGFEDLQQQVIPLQRFPEPEINSASQRLLGGHKFPDRRILMQRHKIRIIAVTKCICKYKNKDMTYYVFGLDNDVHAPDYPQQSCFGFINCPKCSLDCCPEEIREDLREECSIL, from the exons ATGACTTCAGTTGG CCCTGCTCCCGAGGAAAAGGCTGCCGGTA CGGTTGTACCCCCTCCTTCGTCAGAACAGAATGGATTAGTAAAGGATCAAAAACAGGCCGAATTCGTTAG TGCTCCTACAATTGATGAAGTAGCAGTACGCAAGGCATTGCTAGACTATGCAAGTGACCAGTGTTGCTGGGGAAAAGGGGCAGCACGagatatgaaaattgaaaaactgGAGCCGTCTACTTCTTACCAT taTATACTGGAGACATTCACAGAAGGCAGAAGAATAGTATTGGATCATGTACCACACTCTA CAAATAAAGTTGATGGACCTGAAAATGGACAACCTCCAGGACCATGGGAAATGCATGCAAGAACCCCAACGATGTTTGAAGACGATTCGAGTGAAATAGCCATCCCACATACACATTACGTTAAA AGTTGTCACACTTGCGGGGCAAGCGGAAAGGTTGAATGTTTTGTATGCCGTGGAAGTGGACAT GTCAAATGCAATGGTGGTTGCAGTGGAAAaggtgaaaaaaaagtttatagaaACAGCGCATGGGTAATGGAAAGGTGCAGTAGATGTAGTGGAAGAGGTGAAATAAG TTGTAGTAGTTGTGGTAGTAGCGGAAGAAGAACATGTACCAGTTGTAATGGCCACCTTCAACTATTGTGGTTCCAGAAACTCATCATTTCTTG GCGTAATAACAGGGCTGAACATGTTGTGGAGAAAACAAGCCTTCCACCAGAGATGGTCGCGCATGCGTCAGGATCAATTGGGTTTGAGGACTTACAACAACAG GTTATACCATTGCAAAGGTTTCCAGAACCAGAGATAAACTCTGCCTCTCAAAGACTTCTAGGGGGACATAAGTTTCCAGATAGACGCATTCTAATGCAA CGTCACAAGATCCGCATCATTGCTGTTACCAAATGCATCTGTAAATACAAGAATAAAGATATGACTTACTACGTGTTTGGATTGGATAATGATGTACACGCACCTGATTATCCACAACAGTCATGCTTTGGATTTATTAATTGTCCAAAATGTAGCTTGGATTGCTGTCCTGAAGAAATAAGAGAAGATTTAAGGGAAGAATGTTCAATTTTGTAA